A DNA window from Xiphias gladius isolate SHS-SW01 ecotype Sanya breed wild chromosome 3, ASM1685928v1, whole genome shotgun sequence contains the following coding sequences:
- the rpsa gene encoding 40S ribosomal protein SA isoform X3: protein MSGGLDVLQMKEEDVLKFLAAGTHLGGTNLDFQMEQYVYKRKSDGVYIINLKKTWEKLLLAARAIVAIENPADVCVISSRNTGQRAVLKFASATGATTFHGRFTPGTFTNQIQAAFREPRLLIVTDPRADHQPLTEASYVNIPTIALCNTDSPLRYVDIAIPCNNKGHHSVGLMWWMLAREVLRMRGTISREHPWEVMPDLYFYRDPEEIEKEEQAAAEKAVGKEEFQGEWSAPAAEFAQPEVADWSEGVAVPSVPIQQFPATTAAVKTGEVYSEDWSTQPATEDWSTAPTAQASDWGGATSDWS, encoded by the exons ATGTCCGGAGGTCTGGATGTCCTTCAAATGAAGGAGGAAGATGTGCTGAAGTTCCTGGCTGCAGGAACCCATCTGGGAGGCACCAACTTGGACTTCCAAATGGAGCAGTATgtctacaaaagaaaaagtgacg GTGTGTACATCATTAACCTGAAGAAGACCTGGgagaagctgctgctggcaGCCAGGGCCATTGTTGCCATTGAGAACCCGGCTGATGTGTGTGTCATCTCCTCCAGGAACACTGGACAG AGGGCGGTGCTGAAGTTTGCCTCTGCCACCGGCGCCACCACCTTCCATGGTCGTTTCACCCCTGGTACATTCACCAATCAGATCCAGGCAGCTTTCAGGGAGCCCCGCCTCCTGATTGTGACAGACCCTCGTGCTGACCATCAGCCATTGACTGAGGCTTCCTACGTTAACATCCCCACCATTGCCCTGTGCAACACTGACTCCCCACTGAGATATGTTGACATTGCCATCCCCTGTAACAATAAG GGTCATCACTCCGTGGGTCTGATGTGGTGGATGTTGGCCAGGGAGGTTCTCAGGATGAGGGGAACCATCTCCAGGGAGCACCCATGGGAGGTCATGCCAGATCTGTACTTCTACAGGGACCCCGAAGAG ATTGAGAAGGAGGAGCAGGCTGCAGCTGAGAAGGCTGTTGGAAAGGAGGAGTTCCAGGGTGAATGGAGCGCCCCTGCAGCTGAGTTTGCTCAGCCTGAGGTGGCTGACTGGTCTGAGGGTGTTGCTGTGCCATCTGTGCCAATCCAGCAGTTCCCTGCAA CCACTGCAGCAGTCAAGACAGGTGAAGTCTATTCTG AGGACTGGAGTACTCAGCCTGCCACAGAGGACTGGTCTACTGCCCCTACTGCCCAGGCATCTGACTGGGGTGGTGCCACTTCTGACTGGTCTTAA
- the rpsa gene encoding 40S ribosomal protein SA isoform X2: MLTLSHLTRNAGKAVTMSGGLDVLQMKEEDVLKFLAAGTHLGGTNLDFQMEQYVYKRKSDGVYIINLKKTWEKLLLAARAIVAIENPADVCVISSRNTGQRAVLKFASATGATTFHGRFTPGTFTNQIQAAFREPRLLIVTDPRADHQPLTEASYVNIPTIALCNTDSPLRYVDIAIPCNNKGHHSVGLMWWMLAREVLRMRGTISREHPWEVMPDLYFYRDPEEIEKEEQAAAEKAVGKEEFQGEWSAPAAEFAQPEVADWSEGVAVPSVPIQQFPATTAAVKTEDWSTQPATEDWSTAPTAQASDWGGATSDWS; this comes from the exons ATGCTCACC CTCTCCCATCTAACTCGTAACGCAGGGAAAGCGGTCACGATGTCCGGAGGTCTGGATGTCCTTCAAATGAAGGAGGAAGATGTGCTGAAGTTCCTGGCTGCAGGAACCCATCTGGGAGGCACCAACTTGGACTTCCAAATGGAGCAGTATgtctacaaaagaaaaagtgacg GTGTGTACATCATTAACCTGAAGAAGACCTGGgagaagctgctgctggcaGCCAGGGCCATTGTTGCCATTGAGAACCCGGCTGATGTGTGTGTCATCTCCTCCAGGAACACTGGACAG AGGGCGGTGCTGAAGTTTGCCTCTGCCACCGGCGCCACCACCTTCCATGGTCGTTTCACCCCTGGTACATTCACCAATCAGATCCAGGCAGCTTTCAGGGAGCCCCGCCTCCTGATTGTGACAGACCCTCGTGCTGACCATCAGCCATTGACTGAGGCTTCCTACGTTAACATCCCCACCATTGCCCTGTGCAACACTGACTCCCCACTGAGATATGTTGACATTGCCATCCCCTGTAACAATAAG GGTCATCACTCCGTGGGTCTGATGTGGTGGATGTTGGCCAGGGAGGTTCTCAGGATGAGGGGAACCATCTCCAGGGAGCACCCATGGGAGGTCATGCCAGATCTGTACTTCTACAGGGACCCCGAAGAG ATTGAGAAGGAGGAGCAGGCTGCAGCTGAGAAGGCTGTTGGAAAGGAGGAGTTCCAGGGTGAATGGAGCGCCCCTGCAGCTGAGTTTGCTCAGCCTGAGGTGGCTGACTGGTCTGAGGGTGTTGCTGTGCCATCTGTGCCAATCCAGCAGTTCCCTGCAA CCACTGCAGCAGTCAAGACAG AGGACTGGAGTACTCAGCCTGCCACAGAGGACTGGTCTACTGCCCCTACTGCCCAGGCATCTGACTGGGGTGGTGCCACTTCTGACTGGTCTTAA
- the LOC120788021 gene encoding mitochondrial glycine transporter A-like isoform X2 — MELLLAHPAIKAFMCGSLSGTCSTLLFQPLDLVKTRLQTLQSGMQPGSGRVGMVTVLLSVVRTERLLGLWKGVSPSFVRTIPGVGIYFSTYYSLKQHFFQDSSPGAMEAVLLGGGARTVAGLFMLPVTVIKTRFECGRYSYRSVVGALHSVCQTEGPAALFSGLMATLLRDVPFSGIYVMFYSQTKASLPTEISRSASAPLANFSCGILAGVLASLITQPADVVKTHVQVNPQLRTAEAIKLIYMEHGLQGFFRGAVPRSLRRTMMAAMAWTVYEQMMAHIGLKS, encoded by the exons ATGGAGCTGTTGCTG GCTCACCCAGCTATCAAAGCCTTCATGTGTGGCTCCCTTAGTGGGACCTGTTCCACTCTACTTTTCCAGCCTCTTGACCTGGTTAAGACCCGTCTGCAGACGCTGCAGAGTGGCATGCAGCCTGG TTCGGGCAGAGTGGGGATGGTGACAGTGCTCCTGAGCGTGGTGCGGACAGAGAGGCTGCTGGGACTGTGGAAAGGAGTATCACCG TCCTTTGTTCGGACCATCCCAGGTGTGGGCATCTACTTCAGCACCTATTACTCATTGAAGCAGCACTTCTTCCAGGACAGCAGCCCAGGGGCCATGGAGGCCGTGCTGCTGGGAGGTGGGGCCCGGACGGTGGCAGGGCTTTTCATGCTGCCAGTCACTGTCATCAAGACACGCTTTGAA TGTGGCAGGTACAGTTATAGGAGTGTGGTTGGGGCTCTGCACAGTGTTTGTCAGACTGAGGGTCCTGCAGCTCTGTTCTCTGGCCTAATGGCCACTCTCCTCAGAGATGTTCCCTTCTCTGGTATCTACGTCATGTTCTACAGCCAGACCAAGGCCTCTTTGCCAACAG AAATCAGCAGGTCTGCTTCAGCCCCCCTGGCTAACTTCAGCTGTGGGATCCTGGCGGGTGTGTTGGCATCCTTGATCACTCAGCCTGCTGATGTGGTCAAAACACACGTCCAAGTGAATCCACAGCTGAGGACAGCAGAGGCTATCAAACTTATCTATATG GAACATGGCCTCCAGGGCTTCTTCAGAGGGGCAGTTCCTCGGTCACTAAGGAGGACCATGATGGCCGCCATGGCATGGACAGTATATGAACAGATGATGGCCCACATCGGACTGAAGTCCTGA
- the rpsa gene encoding 40S ribosomal protein SA isoform X1: protein MLTLSHLTRNAGKAVTMSGGLDVLQMKEEDVLKFLAAGTHLGGTNLDFQMEQYVYKRKSDGVYIINLKKTWEKLLLAARAIVAIENPADVCVISSRNTGQRAVLKFASATGATTFHGRFTPGTFTNQIQAAFREPRLLIVTDPRADHQPLTEASYVNIPTIALCNTDSPLRYVDIAIPCNNKGHHSVGLMWWMLAREVLRMRGTISREHPWEVMPDLYFYRDPEEIEKEEQAAAEKAVGKEEFQGEWSAPAAEFAQPEVADWSEGVAVPSVPIQQFPATTAAVKTGEVYSEDWSTQPATEDWSTAPTAQASDWGGATSDWS from the exons ATGCTCACC CTCTCCCATCTAACTCGTAACGCAGGGAAAGCGGTCACGATGTCCGGAGGTCTGGATGTCCTTCAAATGAAGGAGGAAGATGTGCTGAAGTTCCTGGCTGCAGGAACCCATCTGGGAGGCACCAACTTGGACTTCCAAATGGAGCAGTATgtctacaaaagaaaaagtgacg GTGTGTACATCATTAACCTGAAGAAGACCTGGgagaagctgctgctggcaGCCAGGGCCATTGTTGCCATTGAGAACCCGGCTGATGTGTGTGTCATCTCCTCCAGGAACACTGGACAG AGGGCGGTGCTGAAGTTTGCCTCTGCCACCGGCGCCACCACCTTCCATGGTCGTTTCACCCCTGGTACATTCACCAATCAGATCCAGGCAGCTTTCAGGGAGCCCCGCCTCCTGATTGTGACAGACCCTCGTGCTGACCATCAGCCATTGACTGAGGCTTCCTACGTTAACATCCCCACCATTGCCCTGTGCAACACTGACTCCCCACTGAGATATGTTGACATTGCCATCCCCTGTAACAATAAG GGTCATCACTCCGTGGGTCTGATGTGGTGGATGTTGGCCAGGGAGGTTCTCAGGATGAGGGGAACCATCTCCAGGGAGCACCCATGGGAGGTCATGCCAGATCTGTACTTCTACAGGGACCCCGAAGAG ATTGAGAAGGAGGAGCAGGCTGCAGCTGAGAAGGCTGTTGGAAAGGAGGAGTTCCAGGGTGAATGGAGCGCCCCTGCAGCTGAGTTTGCTCAGCCTGAGGTGGCTGACTGGTCTGAGGGTGTTGCTGTGCCATCTGTGCCAATCCAGCAGTTCCCTGCAA CCACTGCAGCAGTCAAGACAGGTGAAGTCTATTCTG AGGACTGGAGTACTCAGCCTGCCACAGAGGACTGGTCTACTGCCCCTACTGCCCAGGCATCTGACTGGGGTGGTGCCACTTCTGACTGGTCTTAA
- the LOC120788021 gene encoding mitochondrial glycine transporter A-like isoform X3: MVTVLLSVVRTERLLGLWKGVSPSFVRTIPGVGIYFSTYYSLKQHFFQDSSPGAMEAVLLGGGARTVAGLFMLPVTVIKTRFECGRYSYRSVVGALHSVCQTEGPAALFSGLMATLLRDVPFSGIYVMFYSQTKASLPTEISRSASAPLANFSCGILAGVLASLITQPADVVKTHVQVNPQLRTAEAIKLIYMEHGLQGFFRGAVPRSLRRTMMAAMAWTVYEQMMAHIGLKS; encoded by the exons ATGGTGACAGTGCTCCTGAGCGTGGTGCGGACAGAGAGGCTGCTGGGACTGTGGAAAGGAGTATCACCG TCCTTTGTTCGGACCATCCCAGGTGTGGGCATCTACTTCAGCACCTATTACTCATTGAAGCAGCACTTCTTCCAGGACAGCAGCCCAGGGGCCATGGAGGCCGTGCTGCTGGGAGGTGGGGCCCGGACGGTGGCAGGGCTTTTCATGCTGCCAGTCACTGTCATCAAGACACGCTTTGAA TGTGGCAGGTACAGTTATAGGAGTGTGGTTGGGGCTCTGCACAGTGTTTGTCAGACTGAGGGTCCTGCAGCTCTGTTCTCTGGCCTAATGGCCACTCTCCTCAGAGATGTTCCCTTCTCTGGTATCTACGTCATGTTCTACAGCCAGACCAAGGCCTCTTTGCCAACAG AAATCAGCAGGTCTGCTTCAGCCCCCCTGGCTAACTTCAGCTGTGGGATCCTGGCGGGTGTGTTGGCATCCTTGATCACTCAGCCTGCTGATGTGGTCAAAACACACGTCCAAGTGAATCCACAGCTGAGGACAGCAGAGGCTATCAAACTTATCTATATG GAACATGGCCTCCAGGGCTTCTTCAGAGGGGCAGTTCCTCGGTCACTAAGGAGGACCATGATGGCCGCCATGGCATGGACAGTATATGAACAGATGATGGCCCACATCGGACTGAAGTCCTGA
- the LOC120788021 gene encoding mitochondrial glycine transporter A-like isoform X1: MELLLAHPAIKAFMCGSLSGTCSTLLFQPLDLVKTRLQTLQSGMQPGLSEASSFSSGRVGMVTVLLSVVRTERLLGLWKGVSPSFVRTIPGVGIYFSTYYSLKQHFFQDSSPGAMEAVLLGGGARTVAGLFMLPVTVIKTRFECGRYSYRSVVGALHSVCQTEGPAALFSGLMATLLRDVPFSGIYVMFYSQTKASLPTEISRSASAPLANFSCGILAGVLASLITQPADVVKTHVQVNPQLRTAEAIKLIYMEHGLQGFFRGAVPRSLRRTMMAAMAWTVYEQMMAHIGLKS; encoded by the exons ATGGAGCTGTTGCTG GCTCACCCAGCTATCAAAGCCTTCATGTGTGGCTCCCTTAGTGGGACCTGTTCCACTCTACTTTTCCAGCCTCTTGACCTGGTTAAGACCCGTCTGCAGACGCTGCAGAGTGGCATGCAGCCTGG TTTATCCGAAGCTTCCTCTTTCAGTTCGGGCAGAGTGGGGATGGTGACAGTGCTCCTGAGCGTGGTGCGGACAGAGAGGCTGCTGGGACTGTGGAAAGGAGTATCACCG TCCTTTGTTCGGACCATCCCAGGTGTGGGCATCTACTTCAGCACCTATTACTCATTGAAGCAGCACTTCTTCCAGGACAGCAGCCCAGGGGCCATGGAGGCCGTGCTGCTGGGAGGTGGGGCCCGGACGGTGGCAGGGCTTTTCATGCTGCCAGTCACTGTCATCAAGACACGCTTTGAA TGTGGCAGGTACAGTTATAGGAGTGTGGTTGGGGCTCTGCACAGTGTTTGTCAGACTGAGGGTCCTGCAGCTCTGTTCTCTGGCCTAATGGCCACTCTCCTCAGAGATGTTCCCTTCTCTGGTATCTACGTCATGTTCTACAGCCAGACCAAGGCCTCTTTGCCAACAG AAATCAGCAGGTCTGCTTCAGCCCCCCTGGCTAACTTCAGCTGTGGGATCCTGGCGGGTGTGTTGGCATCCTTGATCACTCAGCCTGCTGATGTGGTCAAAACACACGTCCAAGTGAATCCACAGCTGAGGACAGCAGAGGCTATCAAACTTATCTATATG GAACATGGCCTCCAGGGCTTCTTCAGAGGGGCAGTTCCTCGGTCACTAAGGAGGACCATGATGGCCGCCATGGCATGGACAGTATATGAACAGATGATGGCCCACATCGGACTGAAGTCCTGA